In Spirosoma aureum, a single genomic region encodes these proteins:
- the dacB gene encoding D-alanyl-D-alanine carboxypeptidase/D-alanyl-D-alanine endopeptidase has protein sequence MPRLLSFVFSITYLFGYYTQANPISNNQLLADSLATQRLLARVEAFQSGPAARYGTIALSVRRVSDGTELIGYNAHQSLPSASTLKLITTATAMAVLGSNYTYTTTLEYDGTIKDSTLMGNLYIRGTGDPSLGSWRFPNYYDLSALLKYWSAAVKAAGIRRIQGTVVGDASLYDELTTPDTWPFGDLGNYYGASLSALNINENLYRVFFKTGKSVNVPASVLRTDPAIPYLAFRNTVVTDAANTGDQVNIYGTPFMNQQWLTGKVPIGEPANEFSVKGSLPDPAFFAAFALHSQLGQDTILVSGSPSSVGGGLPNSFPAMGKRTVLNQHRSPTLVELVLQTNFQSINLYAEALLRTTALTLNKTVRSTSASIDELIKFWRTKGINLDGFRIRDGSGLSAVGALTADNMTSILSTMGREKAFPQFYETIPIVGQTGTVKTLARGTAATGNIRAKSGSIEGVRAYAGYFTAADGERMSFCILVNKFTPGQNRAVTTELEKIFVGLVGLSGK, from the coding sequence ATGCCTCGCTTGCTCTCATTTGTCTTTTCAATCACTTATTTATTCGGTTATTACACGCAGGCAAATCCCATTTCGAATAACCAGCTCCTTGCCGATTCGCTGGCAACCCAGCGTCTTCTGGCCAGAGTTGAAGCGTTTCAGTCAGGGCCTGCTGCCCGGTACGGTACAATAGCCCTGTCGGTTCGCCGGGTGAGCGATGGAACCGAACTCATTGGTTATAATGCACATCAGAGTTTACCATCGGCTTCTACACTAAAACTCATTACTACCGCTACAGCAATGGCCGTACTGGGCAGTAACTATACATATACAACAACGCTGGAATATGATGGTACGATCAAAGACAGCACCTTGATGGGCAATCTGTACATTCGGGGAACGGGAGATCCGTCGCTTGGCAGCTGGCGATTTCCCAATTATTATGATCTGAGTGCCTTACTTAAATACTGGTCAGCAGCCGTTAAAGCAGCTGGCATTCGCCGGATACAGGGAACGGTAGTGGGCGATGCCAGCCTATACGATGAATTAACAACGCCCGACACCTGGCCGTTTGGCGATTTAGGCAACTATTACGGGGCCAGTCTGAGCGCGCTTAATATCAATGAAAATTTATATCGGGTTTTCTTTAAAACAGGTAAATCCGTCAATGTTCCAGCCAGCGTTTTACGTACCGACCCTGCCATACCCTACCTGGCTTTTCGCAATACGGTCGTAACTGATGCAGCCAACACGGGCGATCAGGTCAATATCTACGGTACGCCATTCATGAATCAACAGTGGCTGACCGGTAAGGTTCCGATTGGTGAACCGGCAAACGAATTTAGTGTTAAGGGCTCATTGCCCGATCCAGCTTTTTTTGCCGCTTTCGCACTCCATAGTCAGTTAGGGCAGGATACTATACTTGTCAGTGGTTCACCTAGTTCGGTGGGCGGTGGCTTACCCAATTCCTTTCCGGCTATGGGTAAACGAACGGTGTTAAATCAACACCGCTCCCCCACACTGGTCGAACTGGTTCTGCAAACGAACTTCCAGAGCATTAATCTCTACGCCGAAGCATTGCTTCGAACCACGGCACTGACCCTAAACAAAACGGTTCGTTCGACCAGCGCCAGTATTGATGAATTGATCAAATTCTGGCGAACCAAGGGAATAAACCTCGATGGTTTCCGGATTCGGGATGGGAGTGGATTATCGGCCGTGGGTGCCCTTACCGCCGACAACATGACCAGTATTCTTAGTACAATGGGACGCGAGAAGGCGTTCCCGCAGTTCTATGAAACGATTCCAATCGTTGGGCAGACGGGCACCGTAAAAACACTGGCACGAGGTACAGCCGCAACGGGTAACATTCGGGCTAAGAGTGGCTCAATTGAAGGTGTCCGGGCTTATGCGGGTTACTTCACCGCTGCCGACGGTGAGCGTATGAGTTTTTGCATCCTGGTCAATAAATTTACCCCAGGCCAGAACCGCGCGGTAACTACGGAGCTAGAGAAAATTTTTGTGGGACTGGTTGGGTTGAGCGGGAAGTGA
- a CDS encoding response regulator, producing the protein MTDQTPQKTIHILLVDDDEDDRYLTREAFHQHYPASRISFAEDGEDLLDFLNYKGRYVGSSHTLPELILLDLNMPRKDGREALREIKASEQLRHIPIVVLTTSDAKDDIETSYFNGANSFITKPPTFQRLSEVTKAIGQYWFNVVTVCDHEDDD; encoded by the coding sequence ATGACCGATCAAACCCCACAGAAAACTATTCATATTCTGCTAGTTGATGACGACGAAGACGATCGTTACCTAACCCGTGAAGCTTTTCATCAACATTATCCTGCCAGCCGGATTTCGTTTGCCGAAGATGGTGAAGATCTGCTCGATTTCTTAAATTATAAAGGACGGTATGTTGGCTCATCACATACGCTCCCTGAGCTGATTTTGCTGGACCTGAATATGCCCAGAAAAGACGGCCGGGAGGCTTTACGCGAAATTAAAGCCAGTGAACAGCTTCGTCATATTCCCATTGTCGTTCTGACAACCTCCGATGCTAAAGACGATATTGAAACATCTTATTTTAACGGAGCCAATAGTTTTATCACCAAGCCACCAACGTTTCAACGGCTCAGTGAAGTAACAAAAGCCATTGGCCAATACTGGTTTAATGTCGTTACCGTGTGCGACCACGAAGATGACGACTAA
- a CDS encoding sensor histidine kinase gives MKILHQVAPKIMNRRIAFGFFVAMVLIASGFTLSFYSYNQYGNDTERVRHTYEVVGSLETILSLVKDVETGSRGYVLTNDTTYLEPYKIALTLLPVRLKQLHALMGDNALQVQRTTLLDQLVEAKLEVSQMRVKNRMAKVPIVLKLSTEGRLRMDALRRHVAIMVDTERTLMEMRNRQAARSFRNTLIIIFTLSLLTFLSLVISYRLLEQELASRQQNEDQLRAYESRLKEQIRQLEASNEELERFAFVASHDLQEPLRKIQSFANLITDRYGNLFDGDSLMFMDKIVHSAERMSKLIKDLLNFSRISNHQEEFKPVALATIVQRILDDQELRIKGLDVRLEVGQLPMIQAIGSQMDHLFTNLISNALKFTRADVQPLLRIQANPIDGSTYPELISGRLYFEITVEDNGIGFDEKYLDHIFKVFQRLHGKSEFEGTGIGLAICKRVTVSHHGHITARSQPGKGTTFIVVLPESQSLYDYDRSNPTENYSYSAS, from the coding sequence ATGAAAATTCTTCATCAGGTTGCTCCAAAGATCATGAATCGACGCATTGCGTTCGGGTTCTTTGTGGCAATGGTTTTAATTGCGTCGGGCTTTACATTGTCATTCTACAGTTATAATCAGTATGGGAATGATACAGAACGAGTTCGTCATACCTATGAAGTGGTCGGCTCGCTGGAGACTATTCTATCACTGGTGAAAGATGTTGAAACGGGCTCACGGGGCTATGTTCTGACAAATGATACGACATACCTGGAGCCTTACAAAATTGCGCTGACCCTATTACCGGTCCGATTGAAGCAATTGCACGCGCTCATGGGTGATAACGCATTGCAGGTTCAGCGAACTACCTTACTCGATCAGTTGGTGGAGGCTAAGCTGGAAGTCTCCCAGATGCGGGTCAAAAACAGAATGGCTAAAGTTCCGATTGTGCTGAAACTGAGCACTGAGGGCCGGTTGCGTATGGATGCCCTTCGGCGCCATGTAGCCATCATGGTCGATACGGAACGGACCCTGATGGAGATGCGAAATCGGCAGGCCGCCCGATCGTTTCGTAATACGCTCATCATTATTTTTACGCTTTCATTACTCACGTTTCTTTCACTGGTAATTTCCTATCGTTTACTGGAGCAGGAACTGGCGAGTCGGCAACAGAATGAAGATCAGCTTCGAGCCTATGAGTCGCGACTTAAAGAGCAGATTCGTCAGTTAGAAGCGTCTAATGAAGAATTGGAACGATTTGCCTTCGTTGCCAGTCATGATCTGCAGGAGCCGCTCCGGAAGATTCAATCCTTTGCTAATCTGATCACAGATCGATACGGCAACCTGTTCGATGGCGACAGCCTCATGTTTATGGACAAAATTGTTCATTCTGCCGAAAGGATGTCGAAATTGATTAAAGATCTCCTGAATTTTTCTCGGATCTCGAATCACCAGGAAGAGTTTAAGCCTGTTGCCTTAGCTACGATTGTTCAACGGATATTAGATGATCAGGAGCTACGGATTAAAGGGTTGGACGTTCGGCTAGAAGTTGGCCAGTTGCCAATGATTCAGGCCATTGGAAGCCAAATGGATCATTTGTTTACGAATTTGATTTCCAATGCGCTGAAATTTACAAGGGCAGATGTACAGCCTCTTCTCCGAATACAGGCTAATCCCATTGATGGGTCGACATACCCTGAATTAATTTCCGGCCGACTCTACTTCGAGATCACCGTTGAAGATAATGGGATCGGCTTTGACGAAAAATATTTAGATCATATTTTTAAAGTTTTCCAACGATTGCACGGCAAAAGTGAATTTGAAGGCACTGGCATCGGGCTCGCTATTTGTAAACGAGTTACTGTTTCTCACCACGGCCATATCACTGCCCGAAGTCAGCCAGGAAAAGGAACAACGTTTATCGTAGTCCTGCCCGAAAGCCAATCACTATACGATTATGACCGATCAAACCCCACAGAAAACTATTCATATTCTGCTAGTTGA
- the hslV gene encoding ATP-dependent protease subunit HslV encodes MQPNIHATTVVGIRHNGHVALGADGQATMGNTVAKSNVRKVRVLMGGKILAGFAGSTADAFTLIERFEEKLNAYGGNLKRAAIELAKDWRTDRYLRKLEAMLIVASKEDLLMISGTGDVIEPDNDIAAIGSGGVYAQSAAVALKKHATALSAEEMVRESLHIAADICIYTNHNLVVETL; translated from the coding sequence ATGCAACCCAACATTCATGCCACTACGGTGGTTGGTATTCGGCACAATGGCCATGTCGCGCTTGGCGCCGATGGCCAGGCCACCATGGGCAACACAGTTGCCAAAAGTAACGTCCGTAAAGTACGCGTTTTGATGGGCGGTAAAATTCTGGCCGGTTTTGCCGGTTCAACCGCCGATGCGTTTACCCTTATTGAGCGATTTGAAGAGAAGCTAAATGCGTATGGCGGAAATCTGAAGCGAGCCGCCATCGAACTGGCTAAAGACTGGCGTACTGATCGGTATCTGCGCAAACTGGAAGCGATGTTGATTGTAGCTTCTAAAGAAGATCTGTTGATGATATCGGGTACGGGTGATGTGATTGAACCGGATAACGATATTGCAGCTATTGGGTCTGGTGGTGTCTATGCGCAGTCGGCCGCTGTAGCGCTCAAGAAACACGCAACGGCGCTATCTGCCGAAGAAATGGTCCGGGAAAGCCTGCACATAGCGGCAGATATCTGTATCTATACAAACCATAATCTTGTTGTTGAAACACTGTAA
- a CDS encoding Lrp/AsnC ligand binding domain-containing protein, whose protein sequence is MTEKNLEIDNTDLKILNLLMKDANMAYTEIGKQIFVSGGTVHVRMNKLKQMGIVRGSQLVIDHTKLGWDISAFLGIYLDKSSLYGEVSEQLEKIPEVVNVHYTTGIYSIFAKIVCRDTQHLREVLHDKIQKVAGIQRTETFISLEESVNRPIPFAEVQE, encoded by the coding sequence ATGACCGAGAAAAATTTAGAAATTGATAATACAGACCTTAAAATTCTAAACTTACTGATGAAGGATGCCAATATGGCGTATACCGAAATTGGTAAGCAAATCTTCGTATCTGGAGGCACCGTGCATGTCCGTATGAATAAACTCAAACAAATGGGCATTGTCCGCGGATCGCAACTGGTTATCGATCATACCAAGCTTGGCTGGGATATCAGTGCATTTCTGGGTATTTACCTCGACAAGAGTTCGCTCTACGGCGAAGTTTCTGAGCAATTGGAAAAGATTCCGGAGGTTGTCAACGTTCATTATACAACTGGGATTTACAGTATTTTTGCTAAAATCGTTTGCCGGGATACCCAGCATCTTCGCGAAGTATTGCACGATAAAATTCAGAAAGTTGCCGGTATTCAGCGTACTGAAACGTTTATTTCCCTGGAAGAAAGTGTTAATCGTCCCATTCCATTCGCCGAAGTTCAGGAATAA
- the lepA gene encoding translation elongation factor 4, which translates to MKHIRNFCIIAHIDHGKSTLADRLLEFTKTVGSRDMQAQLLDDMDLERERGITIKSHAIQMDYMYNGELYTLNLIDTPGHVDFSYEVSRSIAACEGALLLVDASQGTEAQTISNLYLALNNDLVIIPVLNKIDLPGAMPEEIKDEMVDLLGCDRDDIIPASGKEGIGVPEILAAIVERIPPPKGDPDGSLQALIFDSHFNSYRGIEVIFRVKNGRIRKGDKVKFMNTGKEYFADEIGTLRLTQEPKDVIECGDVGYLISGIKVAKEVKVGDTVTTIDNPASSAIQGFSEVKPMVFAGIYPVETSEFEDLRDAMEKLQLNDAALVWEPETSAALGFGFRCGFLGMLHMEIVQERLEREFDMTVITTVPSVRFEVLTTKGQELQVSAPAEMPEPNLIDYIEEPFIRAQIITKAEYVGGIMSLCMDKRSILKNQVYLTADRVELQFEMPLAEVVFDFFDKLKTISRGYASLDYEFMDNRESDMVKLDVMLNGDKVDALSAIVHRSKSYEWGKKLCEKLRELIPRQQFEIAIQAAIGQKIIARETLSALRKDVLAKCYGGDISRKRKLLEKQKKGKKRMRQVGNVEIPQEAFMAVLKIN; encoded by the coding sequence GTGAAACATATTCGTAATTTTTGCATTATTGCCCACATTGATCACGGCAAAAGTACACTAGCCGACCGCCTGCTGGAATTTACCAAGACTGTAGGGTCCCGCGATATGCAGGCTCAGTTGCTCGACGACATGGACCTGGAACGTGAGCGGGGTATTACCATCAAGAGCCATGCTATTCAAATGGACTATATGTACAACGGTGAGTTGTACACATTAAACCTGATTGATACGCCGGGACACGTCGATTTTAGCTATGAAGTGTCGCGGTCGATTGCCGCCTGCGAAGGTGCGCTGCTTCTCGTTGATGCCTCGCAGGGTACAGAAGCCCAAACCATTTCCAACCTCTATCTGGCGCTCAACAACGATCTGGTCATTATTCCCGTTCTGAATAAAATTGACCTGCCCGGCGCTATGCCCGAAGAAATTAAGGATGAGATGGTCGACCTGCTGGGTTGTGATCGCGACGACATTATTCCGGCATCGGGTAAGGAAGGTATTGGCGTTCCCGAAATCCTGGCGGCCATTGTCGAGCGGATTCCCCCACCGAAAGGCGATCCTGACGGTTCGCTGCAAGCGCTGATTTTCGACTCACACTTCAACTCCTACCGGGGTATTGAGGTTATTTTCCGGGTCAAGAACGGCCGCATTCGCAAGGGCGACAAGGTAAAATTTATGAACACAGGCAAAGAGTACTTTGCCGACGAAATCGGAACGCTACGCCTGACCCAGGAACCTAAAGACGTCATTGAATGTGGCGACGTTGGATACCTGATCTCGGGAATTAAAGTAGCGAAAGAAGTGAAGGTGGGCGATACCGTTACCACCATCGACAATCCCGCCAGTAGTGCCATTCAGGGTTTCTCAGAGGTTAAACCAATGGTATTTGCCGGCATATATCCGGTAGAAACTAGCGAATTTGAAGACCTGCGCGACGCCATGGAAAAGCTCCAGTTGAACGATGCAGCACTGGTTTGGGAGCCCGAAACGTCGGCGGCTCTGGGCTTCGGATTCCGGTGCGGTTTTCTGGGAATGCTCCACATGGAGATTGTACAGGAACGGCTGGAACGCGAGTTCGATATGACCGTTATTACCACTGTACCGTCGGTACGGTTTGAGGTATTGACCACCAAAGGTCAGGAACTTCAGGTGTCGGCACCAGCCGAAATGCCCGAACCGAACCTGATCGACTACATTGAAGAGCCCTTTATCCGGGCGCAGATCATTACCAAGGCCGAGTATGTTGGCGGCATCATGAGCTTGTGTATGGACAAGCGTAGCATTCTCAAAAACCAGGTTTACTTGACCGCTGATCGGGTTGAACTTCAGTTTGAAATGCCACTGGCGGAGGTTGTGTTCGACTTTTTCGATAAGCTCAAGACGATCTCCCGCGGCTATGCTTCCCTCGATTATGAGTTTATGGACAACCGTGAATCCGACATGGTAAAGCTGGATGTGATGCTCAATGGTGATAAAGTCGATGCCTTATCGGCCATCGTTCACCGGTCGAAGTCCTATGAATGGGGGAAGAAATTGTGCGAAAAGCTTCGGGAGTTAATTCCCCGCCAGCAATTCGAAATAGCCATTCAGGCTGCTATTGGCCAGAAAATCATTGCCCGCGAAACGCTGAGTGCCCTTCGCAAAGACGTATTGGCGAAGTGTTATGGCGGTGATATTTCCCGGAAGCGCAAACTGCTCGAAAAGCAGAAGAAAGGGAAGAAGCGAATGCGCCAGGTTGGCAACGTCGAGATCCCGCAGGAAGCGTTTATGGCCGTATTGAAGATCAATTAA
- a CDS encoding DUF6932 family protein has protein sequence MNTLNFDAQGHLFPYDLIETEWKPFADTFGWNDHRHTLIELFYSFLNKLNDLSINEFTLWIDGSFVTRKEHPNDIDAVVVLPTPIYRQFEKHLRTLREQFDGLDIYFVRLISEEEPDYFLYVSDRAEWLFQFTMTKPDRVTRRKFPKGFLQLIWNNESALQRT, from the coding sequence TTGAATACACTTAATTTTGATGCTCAGGGGCATCTCTTTCCCTATGATCTGATTGAAACAGAATGGAAGCCATTCGCTGATACATTCGGCTGGAACGATCACCGTCATACATTAATTGAGCTGTTCTATTCATTTTTAAATAAGCTTAATGATCTATCTATCAATGAGTTTACTTTATGGATTGACGGAAGTTTCGTTACGCGGAAAGAACATCCGAATGATATTGATGCCGTAGTTGTTCTTCCAACACCAATATATCGACAATTTGAAAAGCATTTAAGGACATTAAGGGAGCAGTTTGACGGTTTAGATATATATTTTGTGCGATTGATAAGTGAAGAAGAACCCGATTACTTCCTCTATGTTTCAGACCGTGCGGAGTGGCTATTCCAATTTACTATGACCAAGCCGGATCGGGTTACACGACGGAAATTTCCAAAAGGCTTTTTACAACTAATTTGGAACAATGAATCGGCGCTCCAACGTACATAG
- a CDS encoding 5-(carboxyamino)imidazole ribonucleotide synthase, whose translation MLLQAAIDWNLRVHILDPDAEAPCRNLCTQFTQGLLTDYDTVYQFGQSVDVLTIEIERVNVDALEALEREGKKVFPQPSVIRIIQDKRLQKQFYHKHNLPTADFILTENRADVALLEIHQPDFFPAFHKLGRDGYDGRGVQRITSVTDVGKAFDAPGVLEKAVDFEKELAVIVSRNERGEVQTFPTVEMVFHPELNLVEYLFAPAEVSESINQQAQDIARRTAEAFGIVGLLAVELFLDKSGNVLINEVAPRPHNSGHHTIRANVTSQFEQHWRAILNYPLGDTTSYQPAAMVNLLGEDGFTGPAIYEGLEDLLTMSGVFPFFYGKAITKPFRKMGHVTVMDDSLAVLREKVAEVKAGIRVVSQ comes from the coding sequence ATGCTACTGCAAGCCGCCATAGACTGGAACCTCCGTGTTCATATTCTCGACCCCGACGCCGAAGCGCCCTGCCGTAATCTATGTACGCAATTTACCCAGGGTTTGCTGACCGACTATGACACGGTTTACCAATTTGGGCAGTCGGTCGATGTGTTGACAATCGAAATCGAGCGCGTTAATGTGGATGCACTCGAAGCGCTTGAGCGGGAAGGGAAGAAAGTGTTTCCGCAACCCTCTGTTATCCGGATTATTCAGGATAAACGACTCCAGAAACAGTTTTACCATAAGCATAATTTACCCACGGCTGATTTTATACTAACCGAAAATCGCGCTGATGTAGCCTTGCTGGAAATTCACCAGCCCGATTTTTTTCCGGCTTTTCACAAACTTGGCCGGGATGGTTATGATGGTCGGGGAGTTCAGCGGATCACATCGGTAACCGATGTTGGTAAAGCGTTCGATGCACCAGGTGTTCTCGAAAAAGCCGTCGATTTTGAGAAAGAACTAGCTGTGATCGTTTCCCGTAACGAACGGGGCGAGGTTCAGACTTTCCCAACGGTTGAGATGGTATTCCATCCTGAGCTGAATCTGGTCGAATATTTATTTGCACCGGCCGAAGTTTCTGAATCGATCAACCAGCAGGCGCAGGACATTGCCCGTCGAACTGCCGAAGCATTCGGAATTGTGGGTTTGCTGGCCGTAGAATTATTTCTCGACAAGTCTGGAAATGTGTTGATTAATGAAGTGGCACCGCGCCCACACAATAGCGGTCACCACACGATTCGGGCTAATGTCACCTCTCAGTTTGAGCAGCACTGGCGCGCTATTCTTAATTACCCACTTGGCGATACAACATCCTATCAGCCAGCGGCTATGGTCAATCTACTTGGCGAAGATGGCTTCACGGGTCCAGCAATTTATGAGGGGCTGGAGGATTTGCTGACTATGTCGGGCGTGTTCCCGTTCTTTTATGGGAAAGCGATCACGAAACCGTTCCGCAAGATGGGGCATGTAACCGTTATGGACGATTCGCTGGCTGTTTTACGAGAGAAAGTGGCTGAGGTAAAAGCAGGAATTCGGGTAGTAAGCCAATAA
- a CDS encoding head GIN domain-containing protein: MKTIVLSLILVASGVNSATTDWKKDRPVSNFTGLSVSSGIDVYLTQGGSEKLTLEVKGIDEDEVKSEVKNGVLKLYIDRKGMMNWNFGRNNYVKAYLTFKQLSNLQASGGADVFGQGTLSFKDLHLEASGGSDVKLDLKADELNVSASGGADATLQGSARTLNASGSGGADLDARKLTVETCNANSSGGSDVYVNATKELSMKASGGADIYYYGSAKVLAKSESGGADIKRKD; the protein is encoded by the coding sequence ATGAAAACGATAGTTTTATCGCTAATACTGGTAGCCTCAGGAGTGAACTCCGCTACGACTGATTGGAAAAAAGACCGCCCTGTTTCGAATTTTACGGGATTAAGCGTTAGCAGTGGTATCGATGTTTACCTAACCCAGGGTGGTTCTGAAAAACTAACGCTCGAAGTTAAAGGAATTGACGAAGACGAGGTAAAATCTGAAGTCAAAAACGGTGTCCTAAAGCTCTACATTGACCGGAAAGGGATGATGAACTGGAATTTTGGCCGTAATAATTACGTAAAAGCGTACTTAACATTTAAGCAGTTAAGTAACCTCCAGGCATCGGGTGGGGCCGATGTTTTTGGCCAGGGCACCCTGTCGTTCAAGGATTTGCACCTTGAAGCATCGGGAGGATCGGATGTAAAATTGGACCTCAAAGCCGACGAACTGAACGTGTCAGCCTCGGGTGGGGCAGATGCTACCTTGCAGGGTTCGGCCCGCACGCTCAATGCAAGCGGTTCTGGTGGCGCCGATCTAGACGCGCGTAAACTGACCGTAGAAACCTGCAATGCCAACTCATCGGGCGGGTCCGACGTATATGTCAACGCGACTAAAGAGTTAAGTATGAAGGCATCGGGTGGTGCAGATATATACTACTACGGATCAGCTAAAGTGCTGGCCAAGAGCGAGTCGGGTGGTGCTGACATTAAGCGGAAAGATTAA
- a CDS encoding ABC transporter ATP-binding protein, with product MIQLNNVSKYYPAGFGRIYVLRNISLDIAQGEFVSIMGPSGSGKSTLLHILGLLEEPSEGEYLFEDQPVQKLSEKRRTELHRTQIGFVFQAYHLIDELTVYENIETPLLYKGLSGSERKSRVAELLDRFNIVAKKDLFPAQLSGGQQQLVGIARALAAEPSVIFADEPTGNLHSDQSRDIMEIFSELNKKDGVTIVQVTHSEANAAYGTRIVRLKDGWLEPEVAKEAH from the coding sequence ATGATTCAGCTTAACAACGTCTCTAAATATTACCCTGCTGGCTTTGGCCGAATCTATGTATTGCGCAATATAAGTCTCGACATTGCACAGGGAGAGTTTGTATCCATCATGGGTCCGTCAGGCTCAGGAAAGTCTACCTTACTCCATATTCTGGGATTGCTCGAAGAACCATCGGAAGGCGAGTATCTATTTGAAGACCAGCCGGTTCAGAAACTCTCTGAAAAAAGACGAACCGAGCTTCACCGGACTCAAATCGGGTTCGTGTTTCAGGCTTATCACCTGATCGACGAACTGACCGTTTATGAAAACATCGAAACTCCGCTGCTCTACAAAGGACTAAGCGGATCAGAACGCAAAAGCCGGGTTGCCGAACTCCTCGACCGCTTTAATATTGTTGCCAAAAAAGACCTGTTCCCGGCTCAGTTATCGGGTGGTCAACAGCAACTAGTCGGTATTGCACGCGCCCTTGCGGCTGAGCCATCGGTCATTTTCGCCGATGAGCCAACCGGCAATCTCCACTCCGATCAGTCTCGCGACATTATGGAAATATTTAGCGAGTTGAATAAAAAAGATGGTGTCACGATCGTGCAGGTAACCCACTCTGAAGCGAATGCAGCTTATGGAACACGAATCGTACGACTGAAAGACGGCTGGCTGGAGCCCGAAGTGGCGAAAGAAGCGCATTGA
- a CDS encoding DUF1361 domain-containing protein, with the protein MQQLLYIPRPHPIDRSGQPKTSKGLMALAGLTVAGLCLVITRGLLTNNWWFFIMLTWNLFLAFFPLGVVLVLRDLRTAGIMNRWLLWIGLAIWLVFLPNAPYIITDLYHIKNIDKPLLWFDTITLFLFAQTGLLAGLYSALIVHRMVRPLIGARLTWIALLTSQLLSGFGIYLGRFGRWNSWDLLANPLALFDAIAGASSNHLSLKLTLAYGFVLAVLYVAFWWYVDYERDQSNLKRPFL; encoded by the coding sequence ATGCAGCAATTACTTTACATCCCCCGCCCTCACCCCATCGACCGATCTGGTCAGCCGAAAACCAGCAAGGGTCTGATGGCCTTAGCGGGTCTAACAGTCGCGGGCCTTTGTCTTGTGATCACTCGTGGATTACTGACCAATAACTGGTGGTTTTTCATCATGTTAACCTGGAATCTGTTTCTGGCGTTTTTTCCGCTGGGCGTTGTCCTCGTTTTGCGCGATCTGCGGACAGCCGGTATTATGAACCGTTGGCTGCTTTGGATTGGACTGGCGATCTGGCTGGTGTTCTTACCCAACGCACCTTATATCATTACGGACCTTTATCACATAAAAAATATTGATAAGCCGCTGCTCTGGTTCGATACCATAACCCTCTTCCTGTTTGCCCAAACGGGTTTGCTGGCTGGCTTATATTCTGCCCTGATCGTCCATCGGATGGTCCGTCCGCTCATTGGTGCACGACTGACCTGGATCGCCTTGCTGACTAGTCAGCTTTTATCTGGCTTCGGGATTTATCTGGGCAGATTTGGCCGCTGGAATAGCTGGGATTTATTAGCAAACCCCCTGGCTTTATTCGATGCGATTGCCGGAGCAAGCAGCAATCACCTAAGCTTGAAATTAACACTGGCCTATGGTTTTGTACTGGCCGTTCTGTATGTGGCTTTCTGGTGGTATGTCGATTATGAGCGCGATCAATCCAACTTAAAAAGGCCTTTTTTGTAG
- a CDS encoding diacylglycerol kinase family protein produces MINFRKVWRSFGFARQGIVDLFRYENNAKVHLLIAGLVFVAGFWLEISRVEWAIILTQVGLVWAAEAFNTAIEKICDFVSPGLHPQIKAIKDLSSGAVLILAVTAVLVGLLILGSKLLAIFNG; encoded by the coding sequence ATGATTAATTTCCGTAAAGTCTGGCGTAGTTTTGGGTTTGCGCGACAGGGTATCGTTGATTTATTTCGATACGAGAACAACGCCAAAGTACATTTGCTCATCGCAGGACTCGTATTCGTTGCCGGGTTCTGGCTGGAGATTAGTCGGGTAGAGTGGGCCATTATTCTGACACAAGTTGGGCTCGTCTGGGCTGCCGAAGCGTTCAATACGGCGATTGAAAAGATCTGCGATTTTGTCTCTCCGGGCCTGCATCCGCAAATAAAAGCGATCAAAGATTTATCGTCCGGTGCAGTATTGATTCTTGCAGTCACAGCCGTACTCGTAGGGCTACTTATTCTAGGCAGTAAATTACTTGCAATTTTTAATGGGTAG